The Nomia melanderi isolate GNS246 chromosome 4, iyNomMela1, whole genome shotgun sequence genome segment cttctgtttgtaattattaaaaagatactaAATGTTTGTTTGAGaagttattcaagaaattgatttaacaacacgcagactaaattgtaaatcaattaaagtctcaatacatGCATTCTTGCAGtctctatagaggaatttcaaaaggtcaatttaattgctcggtagttttagtgttaatacattttcTATTGCGTTGTGACAGTATCTTCTAATCTTAAAAATCtgaagctttacgaaaataacataaaGCTAGAAATGGTGGATTCCTGAAACTTTTGGAACAACCTGTGTATGGATCTCTGGTAGAAGCTACATGTACATCCAAGACCAGTTTCATGTACCTGCGACCGATATACGCTGACCGAAATATGTGACTTATCGCCAATCAAAATGTTTGACCAGCAGCTTAAGATCAGCTTCCGTTAAAATACAGCATCGTGACGAAATTTCGTGTGAAACATAGTACCTACGTGTATTCACTGCGTAAAGTATGTTGATTCTGATAATAGAAGTTTCGTATTTAATCGTTTGAATGCGAACCAATTTTCTTGTTGTAcagcatatatttttttatgcatattaaagtatagaaatatatatattttttaagtaactGTTACTTACAATACCACAATATGTATAATTAAACGGTAAACTGAGTGCTGTCCGTACTGAtaagaataaaacaaaatgCATATATTTAGATACTTTGCACATTCTAATCATAAAATTACGTTAAAAGCGGTAAAACAAATTATCGCTCATAGCAGAATAATAAAGACTACCGCAGTTACGTGAAACCGAAAGCGTTGAAAAGTCCTTTATTTGTACGAGTATCGCTGTTATCGAAAGTACTACAAAACAAAAGCGATGAAGAACGGAAAAAAACGGTCAGAACGGTCAGACAGAGAAAtagttgatttttataaaaaaaggtGTTAATGTTTTCAGCTGCAAAACTTTTTTTTCAAGCTGCCAGTATAGAAAACTTTTGAAACATGCGATGCATACATGAACGACATCTCATCGCCCAAAAATCGGCTGGTTTATGAAAGCTATATATCGATTCCAATACTTCAAACTTGGATTGGATATCCGTCTTAAACATTTATCACTCAAATCCAAGATAAAGAACACTCATTCATCCGAGGACGACATCGTTTACACTTTCGTACACCTCATTAGTTATGGGATAACATGACATATAGAGTATTTTCCTTGATGTCGCAAGCTTGACTGTGTTTTCTACTCATCAATATGGGAGACACCTTTTCTGCTCGATGTGTATTAGAAATGTTACAAGAGAATCGCTGTTTTATATACAAcggagaaaaaaatattcacacATCCTTACataacttttattaataaaatattattattattgttatagttgttgttgttgttaacCCTTAACCATACAATGACGGATAAGACTTGTGATGAAGATTtccatattaatttaataagaacCAAAGTTGTTCATTGTTTACAGTTCAGCGCAAAAAACTATCTTGCTATTagcaatttattcaaaataaatttccacaggcggtgaaatgaaaaatatctttgcgtttcttccaacttatcgatagtaaaatgttacacgagtttagtagcgaaagtaaataagacgccaaggggttaaaatattaaaacagtaatACTATTTCGAGTACCACGCTGAATTCCGAATCAAATTTTACCTTCAACTATGTTCCATCGaatgcatatacatataaatcTACTTTATAATCCTTGTATATTCttattaaaagataaataatatcgTTGTTGTTAACTTCTTGTGTACAAGAGATGGACGGCTGCGTTCTATTCATTTACAAAttccttaaattatattcagcaATAAATTTTACTTGAAGCTTATTCGCATTCTTAataatttgtatgtaaattGAGCGATGACAAAATCTCTTATTATCATTGCAGGCAGTGTCAGTCTTGGTGAGCGCGTATACTCTTGTAGCAATTAGTATAGACCGTTATATAGCCATCATGTGGCCATTGAAGCCGAAATTAAGCAAACGACAGGCTCTGTTTTTGATTCTCGCCGTGTGGATGCTAGCAACAGCAATATCATCCCCGATCGCTGTGGTGTCGAAACTGACGCAGCCGACGATTCAACACATAGTATGCGAACATTATGTTTGCGAAGAAGTTTGGCCATCTGCAGAAAACAGGTAATTAGGATAATTTGGCTAGGTACAGCAGGTCGggtttacaatttaaaaaaaggtGTACTTTCTCGTACAAAAATACGAAAATCAGAGACAAACCTTTCTGCATAAAGAAAccatgttaaaataattttgttcccTTCGTCGCTACTTTATCATAACACGATAAACGTTATTAAGTATTCCCGTTTAATTGGTTTCGGTACGCGTAcgagtaatataatatttttatcgtgCTTCAATTAGTTTCATAAACTTTGCGTATGACTCTTAACACCCGAAAAACATTGTGAGCGTCGTGTGTTCAATGTACAGTCAAGGTGAAACTATGCTTCGATGATAACATTATTAGAAATACGAATAATTGTGCATTATTTTCTGtcgtaattaatttctttgttcaTTGCCAAAGTAATGACCtataaataaaatcttaatGCCATGAGTCGGCGGGGTCCTTTTGTAAATGGTTAAATGAGTTTCCAAGTGCGAACAGTCATTTCGAGAACAAAGCTTCTCTGGAACGAATTTTTATTCTAGATTTCTAATTATCCTAAACGCGAGGAACCGTTTTCCAAATTGTATCAGCTAATCTGATCTGCTCTATGTTTCTCACAATCGATGTATTAGTGTTTTAAATATACAAGGAGAATTTGAAGTTAACCTATTTCtcaattgttatttttttcaattcatcAATTACGTCATTTTTCAATTGCTTTATTTGTCACTtgttttattcttcaattattttatttttcagttgctttattattctttaagtATGCAGAATATCTGCATTCTTCTgacgaatattcaaaataaacatgTAAAGAATGATTTCCAAACATCTTTGTACTATTGAACGATTGTTCCGTGTAAAGCAGCAAATAATCTTGTTATGTGTGTTCCAGATATTATTACTCCATAGCCTTATTGATTCTCCAATACGTGATACCAATAATGGTCCTCATGTTCACCTATACTAGCATAGCTGTAGTGGTATGGGGCAAAAGACCACCTGGTGAAGCCGAAAATGTGAGGGATCAAAGAATGGCTCGATCAAAGAGAAAGGTATGATATCGAACTCCATTTTGTCACAATATTAAACCCAAACTCGATGAACACTGGCTCACtggttattatttattgcaGTGATATGACATCTTCACGCGTTATtaatactttttcttcttcttcgtttaaaAATAGGTTATACAAAaacttacatttttaattaaattacttttaaattaaaaaattaatttcttataaaattactACGATTCACAAATACCTACATTTCTTATAACccataaattaaatttgtttatagcTCATGAAAAGAGTAACCTGTAAAAGTAGAATCAACTGAGTAATAAATAAACTGTGATCGAAATATAAATGATGTAGAAATCATcgaaaatactataataatatgtaaaaaaaatgtatgtaaatatttagtTGAAGCGCTTGTCAGTGATAGCGATTCATAATTGTCCGTAAAAGATGGCACAAATTTGTACGCCAGTGTTTTTCATGATGCAAACAAAAAGCTTGTTAGAATGTAAATTTAATCGTCCAgaaagaacaaaattttatacgATATTTTACAAAGTTATTAGACGTGAAGAACTTTACTAGTAAATAACGAACAAAATTAACGTAAAATGTATTGTTCCATTTTCTACGTCATTTCTGATACCTATTTATTGCATATAACTACTCTAGTTCAATCTATTATACTTATAAGACAAAGAGACGCTTCCAAGATTGCCCCTCCGACCGaagtatattcattataatagcGTACCTTTGTTTTACAGGTTTTTATCACGGCAATCGAACATATTATAGCTTGATTAAAGTACTCGCTTCTTTTTGAAGGTTACTagtaaattgtatatatttatgaaaatatcaaatgaaaaagTATGGTACCATATATTTCTAGCATTCAATCTCCGAATTATTAGTTACACGGAGGGAATGgtgcatttaaaataaaatcacttattttaatttgcggaaaacaattaaaacactttatttttactattttcatacatataattgaaattgtattatattacgaAACCAAAAGAGgaataaaattgattgaattagATCAGCCACTATAAACTGTACCAGCAGCTCCCTTTGCATACGGGCTCTTACTATTTGTCTGAAGATAGAAACTCCCCGTACTGAAAAGAACAGATAATCATTTATCAATAcacaaaatattaacataaaatacatAGATTAATACGGTAATTGTGgctgtaaaatttaattaaatgattaccAAACATCGCATATTTCATTGTCTGATGTATGGAATTCTATTTCTCAATTTTAAGGAACTGGAAAATTACTCGAGATACATTAATTAGTGAACGATAAGAGGCGATAGCTTTCTATCTTTATTTATAGTTTAGCCACCAAGATTGTTACTTGATAagagatatattatataatatttataagaattgtTTCAGTGTTTGTGCTTTGTTCGTTGGTATGcgttaatttctaattatactAACACATTGCACGGTGCAGCTTCTCCCATCGGGATTATAACGGATTTATCGCATTTTCCGGCCTTAAAGTCGTCCCAACTATTGCATTTTATACTGAGGAAACCATCCGGATTTCTTGCTGATTCTCCGATATAAACTTCAGCTCTCTCGTGGCTGCACGTATTCGGCAAATCTGTTAAAACTGAAAATTAGCTTATATGTTCATATACTGATTGATTTCGAAAAACTCAATCAATCAGTACTGAAAGAGgttgaatttaaccctttgttgtTCGATGGCATCGTCTTCAATCCACATATTTCAATGTCAGTAAAACGTGAAGTAGTGGCCCAACCGCAAGATCATCAATAGAAACTCGATATATCAATCGTTCCCTCTTTTTTTTACAGTCTGAATagcatgttttataaaaatatttgttttcggtAAAAATGATACCGTTAGTTAACGTATACTGTGgagataaatgtatttttcccaaaagtttttatttatgaCCTGAAGGATTAAAGGACATTTTACTTACCATTGAGCGAGAACGCGCTGCATCCAGGTTGCTGTCTAGTCCCACCGTTCGGATAAAAGTCTAAGTGACCACAGGCGTGAGTAGTTCCATAGTAACCTGCGTCAGTGTGAATACATTTAACGCAATTCGCGTCAGTAGCAGACACAGACTGCCCAACGTATTGGTATAAAGGTCCAGCAGGGTCCATTGCTGCAATGAAAATGTGACAAATCAATCATAGATTCAtgagataatattaataatatgttacTAGTATTATGTGACGCAAATAAActtgttttcttttctaaatGATTAAGTGATTAAGTAAATAAAGTAcaagatatttatatatatatattaagtaAAAGATTATTAAATCCTTATAATATCATGTCATTCCGAAgactttaaatataatttccggaatataaatattgtacattaaGATTAAAAACTTTGAACGATACATGAACCATAGTGGTATTTTCTAacttattaaaacaattaatatataattatcaacTCTTACTAACTTCTTATAATACTGTATCATACACatggcaaagggttgaaattaaatttaataaatgtaattatttttcagttcattgaataaaaaaaaattactttttttttgaGAGAGAGATTTTAACTTTTACAGTAAATATACACCCccgataaatatataatttcatttaccgttggataaatattacttaattgaaAATCATACTTGTCTTTAAAGATTCGGAAGTGTCTATAAGATGTTATTAAAAACGTTAAAAAGAATTCCATATACCAATTATCTCTTCGATCTTCGTTTTCGTTTTACGTCCAATTTGACCAGCAACTTGACCACCCAATGAAAGTCCAGAAAGTATAATGAGTTTTGGATTGACTCCTGATGCAATGAAAGTATCTACACTCTGTGCTATGATGTCAGATACTTTGTCGAGCAATACAACTGCCGATAAGTAATCATTCGATGTAACTTCTCGGTAATCTGCTGCTATGATATTATAGTCAAAACCGGCTAGGTAATCTGCaagaatttcaaaattgaaattaggcCAAAAATAAGATCACATTGCTGTTTTCTCTGTGCAGTGCGAAGATCGTGAATAATACTAAAATTGTGGCAATTTCGTAAGACTCTACTTCGTACTTACATACCATTAAAAGACGAGACAATTCTAAAAACAACCTAATTGAAAATAGCATCTGACAATTTACGGTTCTAAGTCGAGAATTTTCAACTCTTACGACTTCAATTTTCAACGATTTGATTACAACATTTGACTTTTTCGAAAATCGACAGTGAActataaatattctgttttcttattaaattataaccAGTACACACTGTGTATTAAATCCATAACGGCCGAATCATCTGCTGATTGTGTATAGCCATGGCAATGTATTATAGTCTTTGTACTCAGGTTCAACTTCGGTACAAGTAGTGCTGCATCCTTAGCCTTAACTTCTACGTACGAGAGGTCCCTAATAGAAAAATCtgtgaattaaaattttatcgaaTACGATcgtagtattaattaattacacttcaaattttcttttaaatactgAATCATATTAAAGTAAAAATGATTACTTCGAATAAAGACGTAGTTTAACGTCGACGAACAATGAATGGACTGCAGCTGTGGACAAAGCAGATTAGAATTATAATTgccataatatattataaacgttTGCTGTATTATGGCAAAAAGTAGGAAGTAATTGCACTAATGACTGACTCATTCtaaaaaattcacatttttaacgttattgataaaaatatatgtctatcttcaaaatatttacatcCTAACAAACAGCTGCAGACGAAGACGAATATGAACAACTGATTGCTTGCCATTTTTTTTAGTCAAACAGAATAAACAACTGAATGTTGAACCTTTTGGCAGTCTGTTCGGTATATATAATCCAATTTGGTAATTTATGGGtaattgcattatttatttGACACCATCTGTGTCACAAGTATTGCATATTCACGCCTCTTCAAATATTGACATTTGTCTAACACCATTGATACAAGAATGTTTTCGATTTACATAACAAGTTTGTAGTTAATAGTTGTTTATTcctaatttcaatgttttttttctattaaaaaggTGTTGATGATATTGTGAACatcattgtaaatttaaaaaagaccttaatataaaataaaatttattacccTTATAAAAGTTTTTTCTCCATAATTGTCATTAATTCATTAACAGAAACTATCCTCCTACGATCACATGTATTTGCATATACGTGAAGTGCATTCgagatattgcaataaatatttccattataaataacatactgatttaaaaatctgttgagtgacaattaatataaaaaaagtgcATCATCCACAACTAcgataacatttaataacaatttgttACGTGTGCGGGGTATATGATACTCAAATAGTTGTCTAAATATTCTTGCAACCAGAAAATTTCAATATCTTATATTCTTTATTCTATTCATTATTATCAtactttattttccaaatatacaTTATTGAAATTACACAGAACAATACGTGCTGtacttctaatttttataaacaatttaaataaattcaaaatgaatttttttattgccTCCATTTGTAAAACGTGCGTAATCCTATCTTTTAGTGTCAATTGTTTGACAAGTGAAATGGATGACGTTGCAGTACAAGGGGTTTATCGTTAATGTCagttaaactgaattttttaaagcaATACG includes the following:
- the LOC116425470 gene encoding pancreatic triacylglycerol lipase-like isoform X1, whose protein sequence is MASNQLFIFVFVCSCLLGSAVHSLFVDVKLRLYSKDLSYVEVKAKDAALLVPKLNLSTKTIIHCHGYTQSADDSAVMDLIHNYLAGFDYNIIAADYREVTSNDYLSAVVLLDKVSDIIAQSVDTFIASGVNPKLIILSGLSLGGQVAGQIGRKTKTKIEEIIAMDPAGPLYQYVGQSVSATDANCVKCIHTDAGYYGTTHACGHLDFYPNGGTRQQPGCSAFSLNVLTDLPNTCSHERAEVYIGESARNPDGFLSIKCNSWDDFKAGKCDKSVIIPMGEAAPCNVTGSFYLQTNSKSPYAKGAAGTVYSG
- the LOC116425470 gene encoding lipase member H-B-like isoform X2, encoding MASNQLFIFVFVCSCLLGSAVHSLFVDVKLRLYSKDLSYVEVKAKDAALLVPKLNLSTKTIIHCHGYTQSADDSAVMDLIHNYLAGFDYNIIAADYREVTSNDYLSAVVLLDKVSDIIAQSVDTFIASGVNPKLIILSGLSLGGQVAGQIGRKTKTKIEEIIAMDPAGPLYQYVGQSVSATDANCVKCIHTDAGYYGTTHACGHLDFYPNGGTRQQPGCSAFSLNDLPNTCSHERAEVYIGESARNPDGFLSIKCNSWDDFKAGKCDKSVIIPMGEAAPCNVTGSFYLQTNSKSPYAKGAAGTVYSG